The proteins below are encoded in one region of Taeniopygia guttata chromosome 15, bTaeGut7.mat, whole genome shotgun sequence:
- the UBE2L3 gene encoding ubiquitin-conjugating enzyme E2 L3 isoform X2, giving the protein MAASRRLMKELEEIRKCGMKNFRNIQVDEANLLTWQGLIVPDNPPYDKGAFRIEINFPAEYPFKPPKITFKTKIYHPNIDEKGQVCLPVISAENWKPATKTDQVIQSLIALVNDPQPEHPLRADLAEEYSKDRKKFCKNAEEFTKKYGEKRPVD; this is encoded by the exons aTGGCGGCCAGCAGGAGGCTGATGAAG gAGCTTGAAGAAATCCGCAAATGTGGAATGAAAAACTTCCGTAATATCCAGGTTGATGAAGCTAATTTATTGACCTGGCAAGGGCTTATTGTTCCT GACAATCCTCCATATGATAAAGGAGCCTTCAGAATTGAAATCAACTTCCCAGCAGAATATCCATTCAAACCTCCTAAGATcacatttaaaacaaagatCTATCATCCTAACATCGATGAAAAGGGGCAGGTTTGTCTGCCAGTAATTAGTGCTGAAAACTGGAAGCCAGCAACCAAAACTGACCAAG TAATCCAGTCCCTCATAGCACTGGTGAATGATCCACAGCCCGAGCACCCCCTCCGGGCTGACCTAGCTGAAGAATACTCTAAGGACCGTAAAAAATTCTGTAAGAACGCTGAAGAGTTTACAAAGAAATATGGTGAAAAGCGACCAGTGGACTAA
- the UBE2L3 gene encoding ubiquitin-conjugating enzyme E2 L3 isoform X1, producing the protein MDLGSEVSSFAADVELEEIRKCGMKNFRNIQVDEANLLTWQGLIVPDNPPYDKGAFRIEINFPAEYPFKPPKITFKTKIYHPNIDEKGQVCLPVISAENWKPATKTDQVIQSLIALVNDPQPEHPLRADLAEEYSKDRKKFCKNAEEFTKKYGEKRPVD; encoded by the exons ATGGACCTGGGTTCAGAAGTTTCTTCATTCGCTGCGGACGTG gAGCTTGAAGAAATCCGCAAATGTGGAATGAAAAACTTCCGTAATATCCAGGTTGATGAAGCTAATTTATTGACCTGGCAAGGGCTTATTGTTCCT GACAATCCTCCATATGATAAAGGAGCCTTCAGAATTGAAATCAACTTCCCAGCAGAATATCCATTCAAACCTCCTAAGATcacatttaaaacaaagatCTATCATCCTAACATCGATGAAAAGGGGCAGGTTTGTCTGCCAGTAATTAGTGCTGAAAACTGGAAGCCAGCAACCAAAACTGACCAAG TAATCCAGTCCCTCATAGCACTGGTGAATGATCCACAGCCCGAGCACCCCCTCCGGGCTGACCTAGCTGAAGAATACTCTAAGGACCGTAAAAAATTCTGTAAGAACGCTGAAGAGTTTACAAAGAAATATGGTGAAAAGCGACCAGTGGACTAA